The region gtgatatattgAATAACAGACTACATCTTAACAATAACACATTTATTTTCAGAGGTCTATGAAATTTAGGAAATTTTTATGTAAGAAATGGAAACAGACTCAAAAATGTTCAAAGATTTATATGGAAAAGATGAGAATAATCAGGAAACAGAAAAGATTGCAAAGGGAGAAGATGAGATTAAGGATTACGAGGaggaaaaatcatcatttgacTTTGAGTAAGTATTCATTGCTTCTCTTCAGTTTCAAGGAGAATTTTTAGAAATAATTTGATTCCTTCTACATTCTAGTGTTCAGTTTACAACTGATGGAGATATCGAAGATATAAAGACAGAAAGCATAGATATCGTTGATCagtatattgatgaaaatactGTGTATTTGAATAACAGAGATCTTAAATGCAACTTATGTGAATATACAGCCAAAAAGGAATCTATACTcgaaaagcatatagattctgtccctttgaaaaaagaagaatttcaatGTCCATTATGTGAGTTTACTTCAGCTAGAAATGAAAACCTtgaagttcatataaattctcTCCATTTGAATAACAAAGATCATGAATGCCACTTATGTGAATATGCTGCCAACGATAAATATcaactcaaaaagcatatagattctgtccatttgaaaaaaaaagaatttcaatgtACATTATGTACGTTTACTTCAGCTGGAAATGGAAACcttaaagttcatataaattctgtccatttgaataacaaAGATCATAAATGCAACTTATGTGAATATGCAGCCAACACCAAAAATATACTCAAAAAGCAtgtagattctgtccatttgaaaaaaaaagaatttcgatgTACAATATGTACGTTTACTTCAGCTAGAAATGAAAATcttaaagttcatataaattctgtccatttgaataacagAGATCATAAATGCAACTCATGTGAATATGCAGCCAACACCAAAAATATACTCAAAAAGCAtgtagattctgtccatttgaatgaaaaagatcATAAATGCCACTTATGTGAATATGCAGCCAACACTAAATATAGACTCAAagagcatatagattctgtccatttgaataaaaaagatcaTAAATGCCACTTATGTGTATATACAGCCTACACCAAAAATTTACTCAAAAAGCAtgtagattctgtccatttgaatgaaaaagatcATAAATGCCACTTATGTGAATATGCAACCAACGATAAATATAaactcaaaaggcatatagattctgtccatttgaaaaaaaaagaatttcaatgtACATTATGTATGTTTACttcagctgaaaatagaaaccttaaagttcatataaattctgtccatttgaataacaaAGATCATAAATGTCACTTGTGTGAATATGCAACCAACTATAAATCTCAACTCAAACAGCAtgtagattctgtccatttgaatgaaaaagatcATAAATGCCACTTATGTGAATATGCAGCCAACACTAAATATAGACTCAAagagcatatagattctgtccatttgaataaaaaagatcaTAAATGCCACTTATGTGTATATGCAGCCTACACCAAAAATTTACTCAAAAAGCAtgtagattctgtccatttgaatgaaaaagatcATAAATGCCACTTATGTGAATATGCAACCAACGATAAATATAaactcaaaaggcatatagattctgtccatttgaaaaaaaaagaatttcaatgtACATTATGTATGTTTACTTCAGCTGAAAATGGAAACcttaaagttcatataaattctgtccatttgaa is a window of Harmonia axyridis chromosome 2, icHarAxyr1.1, whole genome shotgun sequence DNA encoding:
- the LOC123673596 gene encoding zinc finger protein 142-like isoform X2, which codes for METDSKMFKDLYGKDENNQETEKIAKGEDEIKDYEEEKSSFDFDVQFTTDGDIEDIKTESIDIVDQYIDENTVYLNNRDLKCNLCEYTAKKESILEKHIDSVPLKKEEFQCPLCEFTSARNENLEVHINSLHLNNKDHECHLCEYAANDKYQLKKHIDSVHLKKKEFQCTLCTFTSAGNGNLKVHINSVHLNNKDHKCNLCEYAANTKNILKKHVDSVHLNEKDHKCHLCEYAANTKYRLKEHIDSVHLNKKDHKCHLCVYTAYTKNLLKKHVDSVHLNEKDHKCHLCEYATNDKYKLKRHIDSVHLKKKEFQCTLCMFTSAENRNLKVHINSVHLNNKDHKCHLCEYATNYKSQLKQHVDSVHLNEKDHKCHLCEYAANTKYRLKEHIDSVHLNKKDHKCHLCVYAAYTKNLLKKHVDSVHLNEKDHKCHLCEYATNDKYKLKRHIDSVHLKKKEFQCTLCMFTSAENGNLKVHINSVHLNNKDHKCHLCEYATNYKSQLKQHVDSFHLNKKKK
- the LOC123673596 gene encoding zinc finger Y-chromosomal protein-like isoform X1 — its product is METDSKMFKDLYGKDENNQETEKIAKGEDEIKDYEEEKSSFDFDVQFTTDGDIEDIKTESIDIVDQYIDENTVYLNNRDLKCNLCEYTAKKESILEKHIDSVPLKKEEFQCPLCEFTSARNENLEVHINSLHLNNKDHECHLCEYAANDKYQLKKHIDSVHLKKKEFQCTLCTFTSAGNGNLKVHINSVHLNNKDHKCNLCEYAANTKNILKKHVDSVHLKKKEFRCTICTFTSARNENLKVHINSVHLNNRDHKCNSCEYAANTKNILKKHVDSVHLNEKDHKCHLCEYAANTKYRLKEHIDSVHLNKKDHKCHLCVYTAYTKNLLKKHVDSVHLNEKDHKCHLCEYATNDKYKLKRHIDSVHLKKKEFQCTLCMFTSAENRNLKVHINSVHLNNKDHKCHLCEYATNYKSQLKQHVDSVHLNEKDHKCHLCEYAANTKYRLKEHIDSVHLNKKDHKCHLCVYAAYTKNLLKKHVDSVHLNEKDHKCHLCEYATNDKYKLKRHIDSVHLKKKEFQCTLCMFTSAENGNLKVHINSVHLNNKDHKCHLCEYATNYKSQLKQHVDSFHLNKKKK